The following proteins come from a genomic window of Dermacentor albipictus isolate Rhodes 1998 colony chromosome 8, USDA_Dalb.pri_finalv2, whole genome shotgun sequence:
- the LOC135900160 gene encoding uncharacterized protein isoform X2 gives MAPRDIGPHINHRQQEIIINFMERNPRLVKSGDLDPKFTAQRRKEMWEELAKLLNDAGPPTKPVVQWRCWWNRFVSRARADAGNLSAEMKSTGGGLLGGAKGRVLALLGPASTVPVRPAPFLSSQCESDSQQQQPNTSAVTEVSQPGDTSAPRQQPPSASTGVTGGRCTASRPPRAASRGRLLQQAVGDTSRRVALAAARNEVAEKLLEESRKQTAELRVLNNQVGRLADAMERQADALERQLRPISELATVLASFLTNYTPQV, from the exons ATGGCACCACGGGACATTGGCCCTCACATAAACCATCGGCAACAAGAAATTATAATTAACTTTATGGAGCGAAATCCCCGTTTAGTGAAATCAGGAGATCTGGACCCAAAATTCACAGCtcagagaagaaaagaaatgtggGAGGAGCTCGCGAAATTGTTAAACGATGCCGGCCCTCCCACAAAGCCCGTGGTGCAGTGGCGTTGTTGGTGGAACCGATTTGTGAGTCGGGCCAGGGCGGACGCAGGAAACCTATCCGCCGAGATGAA GTCTACCGGCGGTGGACTCCTTGGGGGAGCGAAGGGCCGAGTGCTCGCCCTACTCGGGCCTGCGAGTACAGTACCGGTGCGGCCTGCGCCTTTCTTGAGCAGTCAATGCGAA AGCGACTCCCAGCAACAGCAGCCAAACACCTCAGCTGTGACTGAGGTGTCACAGCCAGGCGACACCTCAGCACCTCGGCAGCAACCACCATCGGCAAGCACCGGCGTCACGGGCGGAAGGTGTACTGCCAGCC GGCCTCCAAGAGCTGCATCAAGAGGCCGCTTGCTGCAGCAGGCTGTGGGGGACACCTCAAGAAGGGTAGCCCTCGCAGCCGCAAGAAACGAGGTGGCTGAAAAATTATTGGAAGAGTCCCGCAAG CAAACTGCTGAGCTGCGGGTGCTGAACAACCAAGTCGGCAGGCTGGCCGACGCCATGGAGCGGCAGGCCGACGCCCTGGAGCGGCAACTGAGGCCAATATCCGAGTTGGCCACAGTCCTGGCCTCATTTCTAACAAATTACACACCACAAGTTTAG
- the LOC135900160 gene encoding uncharacterized protein isoform X1, with product MNETADHKPSLTEHPRKLTAAQYALLVVAVLVLSLTLVLELKRKYDCVYACSEWWTHDRRPLSVGNPCKVAVAVCRVDGCCLGELSHGTVEIVVNGRAPDSVCLVVTTAMLRKNLQLESPLVPHRQMYRLLRRRNMTFNGPQVQEECTAKRLFMMLNKRVQWRSTGGGLLGGAKGRVLALLGPASTVPVRPAPFLSSQCESDSQQQQPNTSAVTEVSQPGDTSAPRQQPPSASTGVTGGRCTASRPPRAASRGRLLQQAVGDTSRRVALAAARNEVAEKLLEESRKQTAELRVLNNQVGRLADAMERQADALERQLRPISELATVLASFLTNYTPQV from the exons ATGAATGAAACAGCTGACCACAAACCGTCGCTTACCGAGCATCCCCGTAAACTGACGGCAGCACAGTATGCCTTGTTGGTAGTTGCTGTCttggtgctttcgctgacactagTGTTGGAACTGAAGCGCAAATATGACTGCGTCTACGCTTGCAGCGAATGGTGGACGCACGATCGTCGGCCACTGAGCGTGGGTAATCCCTGTAAAGTAGCGGTGGCAGTATGTCGTGTTGATGGTTGCTGTCTCGGAGAACTCTCCCATGGTACTGTTGAAATCGTTGTCAATGGGCGCGCACCAGACAGTGTATGCCTGGTCGTCACGACTGCAATGCTTCGAAAGAACTTGCAACTCGAATCGCCTCTAGTACCACACCGACAAATGTATCGTCTGCTGCGTCGACGAAATATGACGTTCAACG GCCCACAAGTTCAAGAAGAGTGTACTGCAAAGCGTTTATTCATGATGCTGAATAAAAGAGTCCAGTGGCG GTCTACCGGCGGTGGACTCCTTGGGGGAGCGAAGGGCCGAGTGCTCGCCCTACTCGGGCCTGCGAGTACAGTACCGGTGCGGCCTGCGCCTTTCTTGAGCAGTCAATGCGAA AGCGACTCCCAGCAACAGCAGCCAAACACCTCAGCTGTGACTGAGGTGTCACAGCCAGGCGACACCTCAGCACCTCGGCAGCAACCACCATCGGCAAGCACCGGCGTCACGGGCGGAAGGTGTACTGCCAGCC GGCCTCCAAGAGCTGCATCAAGAGGCCGCTTGCTGCAGCAGGCTGTGGGGGACACCTCAAGAAGGGTAGCCCTCGCAGCCGCAAGAAACGAGGTGGCTGAAAAATTATTGGAAGAGTCCCGCAAG CAAACTGCTGAGCTGCGGGTGCTGAACAACCAAGTCGGCAGGCTGGCCGACGCCATGGAGCGGCAGGCCGACGCCCTGGAGCGGCAACTGAGGCCAATATCCGAGTTGGCCACAGTCCTGGCCTCATTTCTAACAAATTACACACCACAAGTTTAG
- the LOC139048728 gene encoding uncharacterized protein has protein sequence MCVQVQGTEISPEEYHSDAGWTLAGERMSRLRQRTPASAKPDGPGGSQTSTRSKFYKNVRASAIKAARMPAMPLEETKIVVRPRGGLDIVKTGTTTVAAAILAAAKITSEESAADTVCPNTQQNIMVLSTPNEDNAARYAKIQEISIQGKPYEVSAYRTAPHDTVKGVIRGIPIDASAEQLDRKIVNERNPLAVASKRIGSTTNAIVVFQGPKVPNFVRYGVTLIPCRLYKKQTDVCQQCGRVGHRKDVCPTPTIKTRLACGLTNPTEGHRCSPKCQLCGGEHPTGDRTCKAKYKIPYVVRNRQWERRQAECQLMSESDFPPLDKPPAARKSRNPSENHAPKSRDSSCCKRSLSRKTSPTRERVNWVDAAKGNNIRNVQKITETTKKKDINKVRVANELPRQENAALRATINNLTKEIAEIRQLLLRNNEPLQRPTPSTSKTEETTTNIQEKAIEEPASKKRAIEATRTQTENDRIDSLEAKFEATFSKLEQLITTNIAAVTALKQTMETYQADNTNRFAYIERTLQPMVGHPTFAPLFAHHPPNQGAPYTATQSWPPKQHQQQHV, from the coding sequence ATGTGCGTTCAAGTTCAGGGAACAGAGATATCACCCGAGGAATACCACAGCGACGCCGGATGGACGCTCGCGGGGGAACGCATGTCGAGGCTGCGCCAGCGGACCCCCGCCAGCGCCAAGCCCGACGGACCCGGCGGGAGTCAAACAAGCACGAGGTCAAAATTCTACAAGAACGTCAGAGCCTCGGCCATCAAGGCAGCACGCATGCCAGCCATGCCACTAGAAGAAACCAAGATAGTTGTCAGACCCAGAGGGGGACTGGACATCGTCAAGACCGGCACCACCACCGTCGCTGCGGCCATACTCGCTGCGGCCAAGATCACGAGCGAGGAAAGCGCCGCGGACACCGTCTGCCCCAACACACAACAGAACATCATGGTCTTAAGTACaccgaacgaagacaacgcggCAAGGTACGCTAAAATCCAGGAAATATCCATTCAAGGCAAACCCTACGAGGTCAGCGCATATCGCACGGCACCTCACGACACCGTGAAGGGCGTCATCAGAGGCATCCCCATCGACGCGAGCGCCGAACAGCTAGATAGAAAGATCGTCAACGAGAGGAACCCGCTGGCAGTGGCCTCAAAAAGGATTGGAAGCACGACCAATGCGATTGTGGTGTTCCAGGGGCCCAAGGTACCGAACTTTGTCCGATACGGAGTCACCCTCATTCCGTGCCGCCTCTACAAGAAACAGACCGACGTCTGCCAGCAGTGCGGCCGAGTGGGACACCGCAAGGACGTTTGCCCGACCCCCACAATCAAGACGCGCCTGGCCTGCGGACTCACGAACCCTACAGAAGGCCATCGCTGTAGCCCGAAATGTCAGTTGTGCGGAGGCGAACACCCGACCGGAGACCGAACGTGCAAGGCGAAATACAAGATCCCCTACGTAGTGCGTAATCGACAATGGGAGCGCCGACAGGCCGAATGCCAGCTGATGTCGGAGAGCGATTTTCCGCCACTCGACAAGCCGCCAGCTGCGCGAAAGTCAAGGAATCCATCGGAAAACCACGCGCCCAAATCCAGAGACAGCAGTTGTTGCAAGAGAAGCCTCAGCAGGAAAACGTCACCAACACGTGAGCGAGTGAACTGGGTCGACGCAGCGAAAGGAAACAACATAAGGAACGTGCAGAAAATCACCGAAACCACGAAGAAAAAAGATATTAATAAGGTCCGGGTGGCAAATGAGCTCCCTAGACAGGAAAACGCGGCGTTGCGAGCGACCATCAACAACCTTACGAAAGAGATCGCCGAGATTCGTCAGTTGCTGCTACGCAACAACGAGCCTCTACAGAGACCCACGCCAAGCACAAGCAAGACCGAGGAAACGACAACGAACATCCAGGAGAAAGCCATAGAGGAACCGGCATCAAAGAAGCGAGCCATCGAGGCCACGCGCACGCAAACAGAAAACGATCGCATCGACAGCCTCGAAGCGAAATTCGAAGCGACATTCAGCAAACTCGAACAGCTAATCACGACAAACATCGCAGCAGTGACAGCACTGAAacaaacaatggagacctacCAAGCCGATAACACGAACAGATTCGCCTACATCGAAAGGACCCTACAGCCGATGGTAGGCCACCCGACGTTTGCGCCCCTCTTCGCGCATCATCCACCCAACCAGGGAGCCCCGTACACGGCAACGCAATCATGGCCGCCaaagcaacaccagcagcagcacgTGTAA